A stretch of DNA from Candidatus Omnitrophota bacterium:
GCAACTCGAGGACGGCGGACGCCTCGTGCTGCCGATCGGCCCGGCCGAAAGCCAGATCCTGACGCATATCAAAAAGGAAGGGCATCGCCTCGTCCGCAGGCCGCTCGGCAGCTGCATCTTCGTGCCGCTCCTCGGCGCCTACGGCTGGCCTTCCCTCTAGCGAGCGATTGACACTCATCGCGAGGGTATCTATAATGTTGGTCTGGAGTTATCATGCCACGAGTTGAAGTCAGAGAAGACGAATCGCTTGAGAAGGCGTTACGGCGCTTTAAGCGCATGCTGGAGCGCGAAGGCATCCTCAAGGCGCTGAAGGCTCGGAAACATTATGAGAAGCCCAG
This window harbors:
- the rpsU gene encoding 30S ribosomal protein S21: MPRVEVREDESLEKALRRFKRMLEREGILKALKARKHYEKP